A segment of the Butyrivibrio fibrisolvens genome:
GGACTATTTTCCTGATTACACTGTAAAGCGTGGGGAGAAGACCATATACGATGTCACGATAAGGCACCTGCTCACTATGACAGCTCCCTATAAAGGTAAGTCAGAGCCTTGGAAGAAAGTCTGTACTTCACCGGACTTTACTCTGGCGATACTTGATAATCTTGGGGGTCGCAACGGAATAACGGGTGAGTTCAGATATGCTACGCTTGGTATTCAGATTCTTGCAGGAATTATCGAGAGGGCGACAGGCGAGAAGTGCATCGATTTTGCCAACAGGAATCTGTTTGAGCCACTGGAACTTCCGAAGCGAATACCACACGGAGACAGCTCCAAGGAAGATCAGTTCGATTTCTTCATGAATAAGAATCCAAGGAAATATGAATGGTACACTGATCCTAAGGGCTGCGTTACTGCAGGTTGGGGACTGTGTATGTCGGCCAAAGATATGGCTGTACTCGGCAGCCTTGTGCTTGATGGCGGTCTTTATGGCGACAAGAGAATCATCTCTGAAGAATACTTAAAAGACATGCTGACACCTCATATTAAGCTTGGCGAGCGATTTGGCTTCATGAATTACGGCTACTTATGGTATAAGCCCTATGATGACAGAGAAGTTTACGCTGCTATTGGCGACAGCGGAAATATCATCTATGTAAACAAAGAGATGAATGTATCGGTGGGAATGACCGGTACATTTAAGCCCAGGATTTTTGACAGAGTGGAATTTATAGAACAAAAAGTATTGCCGACGATTGTGAGTATGTTATAGAAATCCCGACCTTGAAGTCAACTAAGTGATAAACCCTAGGAAAATCAAGGGTTTGCGGTGGTAAAAGGAGCTTAGGTACCACAAAAGTGCCACAAAAGTTCCAATGGTAGATGCAGGACAGTACATGATAATGCATTTACACCTTGGGTAGTCAATCAAATATTTGCAAAATTAAGGACACTTTCTAAAAGAGAAATCTTTTGAGAGTGTCCTTTTGTTATGGTCAAAATAAAAAAGTTGGCTAATAAAACCAAGGAGGTAGTGAACATGAGAACTTGTGCAGCGACAGGTGCAGTGAGAGCGATGCGAAGAATGACCGTTCCCGAAATGAGACAGAAATTATATCCAATCAGAGGAGGAATGAAAAAAGATGTTGAAAATTAGAATTTCGGGACCTACTTATGAACTCAAGGATTACCTTGAGCACATGGAGAAAGATAAAGTTTATCAGATTACAAGCAAGTCACAGCCCTTGAAGAATAAGGGAACAAACAGAATCTTCCGTGTTTTCACGGATGTTGATAAAAAAACTAAGATAGCTGCCAGGGAAGCAAAGGTAGCAGGATAACAATGGAGGGATACGGTTATGTCAAAAGTAATCGCAATAGCAAACCAGAAAGGCGGAGTCGGAAAGACCGCCGTGGCAAGCAATTTAAGCGTCGGGCTTGCCATGAATGGAAAGAAAGTAATGGTTATAGACGCAGATCCGCAGGGCAATCTTACTTCAAGTCTTGGAATTGATAATGCGGATGAATTAGAGAACACTCTTGCTTCATTTATTGAACGTGAGATTATGGAAGAACAGATCGAGCCGGAGGAATATATCCTGCATAACGAGGAAGGCGTAGATATCATGCCTTGTAACATCAAGCTTGCAGGAATGGACTACATGATCATGAACGCATTAAGCAGGGAACATCTGCTTGACGCATTTGTGTCGAGTGTCAGGGATGAGTATGATTATATTTTAATAGACTGCTCCCCTAGCCTTAACTTGGTGACGATCAATGTATTGACAGCCGCTGATTCAGTGATCATTCCTGTGGAGGCTTCATATCTTTCAATGGCTGGACTGCAACAGCTGCTTGCTTCAATAGGATCGACTAAGAGAAAACTTAATCGCAAGCTCCAGGTAGAAGGCATAGTCATAAATAAAGTCAATACCCGGACAAATCACGAAAAGGATATAATCGGCAAGCTTCGTGAGGCATACGGAAGCCAGATAAAGGTCTTTGATGTAATGATTCCTGAGTCTGTAAGGGCAAAGGAATGTACTGCATTTGGAGTAAGTATTTATAAGCACGATGGCAAAGGCAAAGTCGCAAAGGCTTTTGAAGAGCTGACAAGGGAGGTGCTGGAACATGGCTGCTAAGAAACCTCTTCCTGGGCGGGTACAGCTTAAAAATCTTGATTCACTCTTTGGTATAGATCAGGAGCAGACAGGGCAGGTGCTTGAAGTACCGATTGGAGAGCTTTTTCCATTCCAGAATCATCCGTTCAAAGTTTTGGATGATGATAAGATGCTGCAGACAGTTGAGAGCATTAGGGAAAACGGTATCCTTGTGCCGATTATGGTCCGCAATAGGCCGGAGGGAGGATATGAAGTGATATCCGGGCACAGGCGCAGACACGCTGCTGAAATAGTTGGTCTTGAAACGGTTCCTGTCATCATCAGGGATCTGACTGACGATGAAGCTGTCATCGCCATGGTGGATGCCAACCTCCAGAGAGAAGAGATTCTTCCAAGTGAAAAAGCGTATGCTTACAAAATGAAGCTTGACGCGATAAAGAGGCAGAATAAGGCGGGGCGTCCGGATGCAAATAATTCTCGCCAAGTTGGCGAGAATTTATGGAGCGTGAACCAGCTCAGCGAGGGAAACAGTGACAGCGCAAGAACCATTCAGAGATATATCCGTCTTACGGAACTTCTGCCTGAACTATTGGAGATGGTAGACTGCAAAAAGATTAAGTTTAACCCTGCTGTCGAGTTATCTTATATAAGTCCGAATGAACAGCATCTTTTAATGGAAGTGATGAATGAGGATAACGTAGTTCCGTCATTGTCACAGGCACAGCAGATAAAAAAACTGTCACAGGAAAAGTCATGCACCAAGGAAGCGCTCCATGCTTTACTGGCGGTAGCGGGCATTAAGGAAAGGAATGTTGTAATCAAGCATGAAGTCATCATGCAATACTTTCCGGCCGATGTGAGCGATGCAGAGATAGAGAGTCTGATTGTAAGGCTTCTCGAAGATTACCGAAAAAAGCACGGGGGTATCTGATTATGGCAAAGTTTGAATACGATTATTACTCCGGTGCAGAGAGTGAGCAATTTCGATTTTTGAAGACACCAAAGGTGTTTTTTGAGGATCCTGACTACGAAGAATTAGGTCTGGCAGAATGCGTTTTGTACGGTTTCTTACATGAGCAGGTTGCCCTTTCAAAGCAGAACGGATGGGTTGATGAAGATGGAAGAACCTATGTAATAAGGTCGTTGGAATCAATTCAGAAGCTTTTGCGTAATTGCAGCCCTGATAAGGCCAGATCTACGCTGAAAAATCTCATAGATTTCGGTTTGATTGAGAAAAAAAGAAGGGGGCAGGGCAAACCAGACATCATTTACGTGAAGAATTTTGTAACCAAGAAGTCGGAAATATCGTCCTCTAAAAAAAGGGATGCCTGTGGAAAACTTATTTCTGAAAACGGAAAAAACAATCTCTTGATAGAGGAAAAAGCAAGCTCTAGAGATATGAAAAACCAAGCTCTAGAAGTGGGAAAATCCGCACCTAATAATACTCTTTTAAATATACATAACTTTAGTGAGACTAATCATAATCTTATCAAGGTTACTGGCAATACTACAGAGGCGCAGGAAGCTGTGGATAAATCTTCTTGCGATAGCGATGAAGATGAGGTTGAAAAACTCATAGACCAGATCAAGGCAAACATTGATTATTACGATTATGCTCCAAGGTATCAGGCAGAACACAATAACCGTTACGAGGAAATGTTCCAGGTAATCGTTGAAATGGTAGTAGGAAAGCGCGACAAACTGGTCATTGGAGGCACGGAATACCCACAGTGCATTATAAAAAAGCGTTTCCTGTCGTTAAACTCAGGCCATGTTGAATATGCGATGTGGAAGGTCGCAGAGAACCTTGGAGAGATTCGCAACATTAAGAAATACATGATTGCAACGCTTTTTAATGCTCCTACCACGATGGATAATTTCTACACTCAGCTTGTCCACCACGATATGCACAGCGAGGAATGGTTTAAGATGATTGAAAAGAAAAAGAGCGAGGACGAGGTCAGGGTTGACATGCAGGTTGAGGAAGCAGAAGCAAGGCAGGTAGGGATCGAGATGATGATTGACGAAGAAATGACGAGGAGAATCGTAAATGAGTGAGAGATTATCAGCAATGCTTTTCAAGGTAATAATACCGCTTGCAGCAATTGGATTTATGGTTATGTTCTGTTATCCCGTTTGCAATAAGCCGGAAGGCTTTGACTTCTTTCTGTTTTGGATTCTTGTCGGCTTTCCCTTTGGCATCAGGCGTATGTGGCTATGGCTGATCCCTAGAAATTATGGCATAGCTGGTTCTCTTGGCGTAATTGCATTGGACTGTATCATAGGTGGAATCATTGGAGGCTTTGTTGCCGTCGTAACCGTAGTAAAAGCTGGTATTACAACGTTACAGGTCATAGCAGGGAGGCTGTGATGGTATGAAAGATACAATAGCAGAAAAATGTCCACAGCTGGTTTTGCAATGGAGCGATAAAAATCTTCCACTCGTACCGGCAGATGTAACGGTTGGTTCCCACAAGCGTGTCTGGTGGAAAGGTTCCTGTGGACATGAATGGATGGCGATAGTGAAAAACAGGGTAAATGGTTCGGATTGTCCGTTTTGCAGCGGGAATCAGCTTCTGAAAGGATTTAATGACCTTGCCACAATGAAGCCGGAGCTTAAATCTGAATGGTCTGAAAAGAATCATCCGCTGATGCCGGACATGGTACTTCCATGTACGAATAAATCTGTGTGGTGGCGGTGCATCCATGGGCATGAATGGATTGCAAAGGTGGCAGACAGGTATTACGGAAGCAATTGTCCATATTGTGAAGGGCATTTGCTGTACAAGGGATTTAACGACCTTGCTAGCAAGTATCCTGAGCTGGCGGAGGAGTGGTCTGAAAAGAATGCCCCGAAACGGGCAGATGAAGTTTTCCCAAAGTCACGAAAAAATGTTTGGTGGAGGTGCCGGGTATGTGGATATGAGTGGATGGCGGTGATAGACAGTCGGGTAAAGGGATCTTCCTGTCCGGTCTGTGCGGACAGAGTGGTCAAGACAGGCACAAAT
Coding sequences within it:
- a CDS encoding serine hydrolase, with translation MNKEQLHRYILQNTGNESNVCQIYAIKDGKTAYDDCWHGFKTLDAMNVNSVTKGVMGLLAGIALDKGYIKSIDQKVMDYFPDYTVKRGEKTIYDVTIRHLLTMTAPYKGKSEPWKKVCTSPDFTLAILDNLGGRNGITGEFRYATLGIQILAGIIERATGEKCIDFANRNLFEPLELPKRIPHGDSSKEDQFDFFMNKNPRKYEWYTDPKGCVTAGWGLCMSAKDMAVLGSLVLDGGLYGDKRIISEEYLKDMLTPHIKLGERFGFMNYGYLWYKPYDDREVYAAIGDSGNIIYVNKEMNVSVGMTGTFKPRIFDRVEFIEQKVLPTIVSML
- a CDS encoding AAA family ATPase yields the protein MSKVIAIANQKGGVGKTAVASNLSVGLAMNGKKVMVIDADPQGNLTSSLGIDNADELENTLASFIEREIMEEQIEPEEYILHNEEGVDIMPCNIKLAGMDYMIMNALSREHLLDAFVSSVRDEYDYILIDCSPSLNLVTINVLTAADSVIIPVEASYLSMAGLQQLLASIGSTKRKLNRKLQVEGIVINKVNTRTNHEKDIIGKLREAYGSQIKVFDVMIPESVRAKECTAFGVSIYKHDGKGKVAKAFEELTREVLEHGC
- a CDS encoding ParB/RepB/Spo0J family partition protein, producing the protein MAAKKPLPGRVQLKNLDSLFGIDQEQTGQVLEVPIGELFPFQNHPFKVLDDDKMLQTVESIRENGILVPIMVRNRPEGGYEVISGHRRRHAAEIVGLETVPVIIRDLTDDEAVIAMVDANLQREEILPSEKAYAYKMKLDAIKRQNKAGRPDANNSRQVGENLWSVNQLSEGNSDSARTIQRYIRLTELLPELLEMVDCKKIKFNPAVELSYISPNEQHLLMEVMNEDNVVPSLSQAQQIKKLSQEKSCTKEALHALLAVAGIKERNVVIKHEVIMQYFPADVSDAEIESLIVRLLEDYRKKHGGI
- a CDS encoding DUF6017 domain-containing protein; protein product: MAKFEYDYYSGAESEQFRFLKTPKVFFEDPDYEELGLAECVLYGFLHEQVALSKQNGWVDEDGRTYVIRSLESIQKLLRNCSPDKARSTLKNLIDFGLIEKKRRGQGKPDIIYVKNFVTKKSEISSSKKRDACGKLISENGKNNLLIEEKASSRDMKNQALEVGKSAPNNTLLNIHNFSETNHNLIKVTGNTTEAQEAVDKSSCDSDEDEVEKLIDQIKANIDYYDYAPRYQAEHNNRYEEMFQVIVEMVVGKRDKLVIGGTEYPQCIIKKRFLSLNSGHVEYAMWKVAENLGEIRNIKKYMIATLFNAPTTMDNFYTQLVHHDMHSEEWFKMIEKKKSEDEVRVDMQVEEAEARQVGIEMMIDEEMTRRIVNE
- a CDS encoding DUF6050 family protein — encoded protein: MSERLSAMLFKVIIPLAAIGFMVMFCYPVCNKPEGFDFFLFWILVGFPFGIRRMWLWLIPRNYGIAGSLGVIALDCIIGGIIGGFVAVVTVVKAGITTLQVIAGRL
- a CDS encoding zinc-ribbon domain-containing protein — its product is MKDTIAEKCPQLVLQWSDKNLPLVPADVTVGSHKRVWWKGSCGHEWMAIVKNRVNGSDCPFCSGNQLLKGFNDLATMKPELKSEWSEKNHPLMPDMVLPCTNKSVWWRCIHGHEWIAKVADRYYGSNCPYCEGHLLYKGFNDLASKYPELAEEWSEKNAPKRADEVFPKSRKNVWWRCRVCGYEWMAVIDSRVKGSSCPVCADRVVKTGTNDLATTDPKLLVEWDYDRNKTITPKEISRNSLRYVWWRCSHGHRWRAKVADRAIDKEPCHICRREFEKEFPDMLLRHYLSGAGYTVIIDEEELIGVPLTNYIKEKNAVIEISKPFHNTKDGYQWEYAKTMLCKKSKIKLIRILKQKDKGYEDCVNITRLDNSDEALVEAISLALHVLGIDIETNVEADRKNLFKRYLEKQI